The following proteins come from a genomic window of Stigmatopora nigra isolate UIUO_SnigA chromosome 9, RoL_Snig_1.1, whole genome shotgun sequence:
- the en2b gene encoding homeobox protein engrailed-2b, whose amino-acid sequence MEENARRDPDEESNRAPLPPGNQQSHRITNFYIDNILRPDFGRRRKSDNSQVAAARRDAKNRDKTAAGVGEDSTSSDDNRPEKTSGRRKRRGDPEEEEEDDEEDGEEDGNRYGNRCGNRCGSPPAASASDGAKQMMWPAWVYCTRYSDRPSSGPRSRKPKRARTPTKEDKRPRTAFTAEQLQRLKTEFQSNRYLTEQRRQDLARELGLNQSQIKIWFQNKRAKIKKATGNKNSLALHLMAQGLYNHASSSKSDSD is encoded by the exons ATGGAAGAAAACGCTCGTCGAGACCCGGACGAGGAGTCCAACCGAGCCCCCCTCCCGCCGGGCAACCAGCAGTCCCACCGGATCACCAACTTTTACATCGACAACATTTTACGGCCGGATTTCGGTCGCCGGCGAAAGAGCGACAACTCGCAGGTGGCCGCCGCCAGAAGAGATGCGAAAAACAGGGACAAGACAGCGGCGGGCGTCGGGGAGGACTCGACGTCGTCCGACGACAACCGCCCGGAAAAGACCTCGGGGAGACGGAAAAGACGAGGAGATcccgaagaggaggaggaggatgatgaggaggatgGGGAGGAGGACGGGAACCGCTACGGGAATCGGTGCGGGAATCGGTGCGGAAGCCCCCCGGCCGCCTCGGCGTCAGATGGGGCCAAACAGATGATGTGGCCCGCTTGGGTTTATTGCACACGTTACTCGGACCGGCCCTCGTCAG GTCCCCGATCGCGCAAACCCAAGAGGGCCCGGACCCCCACCAAAGAAGACAAGCGTCCCAGGACGGCCTTCACGGCGGAGCAACTCCAGCGGCTCAAGACGGAGTTCCAGAGCAACCGCTACCTGACCGAGCAGCGGCGGCAGGACCTGGCCCGGGAGCTGGGCCTCAACCAGTCCCAGATCAAGATCTGGTTTCAGAACAAGAGGGCCAAGATCAAGAAGGCCACGGGGAACAAGAACTCGCTGGCGCTGCACCTCATGGCGCAGGGATTGTACAACCACGCCTCCTCGTCCAAATCCGACAGCGATTAG